The Microbacterium sp. SORGH_AS_0862 region GCTGTGCTCCTGCTGATCGCGGTGCTGCTGGGGCTCACGGGTGCCTCGGCGGACCCCTCCGGGGGGCGCGTACGGCTGGTTCGCCTACCAACCGCTCGCCCCCCAGGAGGCTTTCTCGCCGGGACCCTGGGCGATCCTCGCATACCGGGCGGCCGATCCCGGCTTCATCCTGCTGGCTGTGATCGCGGCGCTCTTCCTGTGGGGCGTGGTGTCGCCACGAACCGCCCCCTGGGGTGTGCTCTACCGAAAGCTTGTGCAGCCGCGCCTGCAGCCGGCGAGGGAGTTCGAGGACCCGCGCCCGCCGCGGTTCGCCCAGGGCGTGGGCCTGTTCGTCACGGTCGTCGGCGTGGCGCTGCACCTGATCGGCGTGCCGTGGGCGCTGCCGATCGCTGCAGCGGCCGCGTTCATCGCCGCCTTTCTGAACACGGTGTTCGGCCTGTGCCTCGGCTGCCAGCTGTACCTGCTGCTCGCCCGCGCGGGCATCATCCGAACCGCCAGCCCGGTCTGAGCCCGCACGGCTGTCAAGGCCAGAGCCCGCACAAAGATCCGCTGGATACGCTGTGCGACGAGGGCCGAAACGCGGCCGGAGGGAGACGACCATGAGTGTCACCAGCGAAGCCAGCACCAGCTGGAAGGGAAGCCTCGCAGAGGGATCGGGCGAGGTCGCCCTCGAGTCCTCCAACCAGGGCCCCCTGGCCGTCAACTGGAAGGCTCGCAGCGAGGGCTCGACGTCGGTCACGACGCCCGAGGAACTGCTGGCCGCGGCGCACTCGTCGTGCTTCAGCATGGCGCTCTCGCACGCACTGACCGAGAACGGCACCCCTCCCGAGAGCATCGAGACGACCGCATCCGTCACGTTCGTTCCGGGCACCGGGATCAGCGGCAGCCATCTGAACGTCAACGCGAGCGTGCCCGGCCTGTCGTCCGAGGACTTCGCCCGTATCGCCGCCGAGGCGAAGACGGGATGCCCGGTCTCGCAGGCGCTGGCGGGCATCGAGATCACGCTCGAGGCGACGCTTGCCTGAGCCCCGCCACGTCGTCGTCAGCGGCGCGTCCGGGCTCATCGGCAGCGCCCTCGTGACGTCGCTGCGCGCGGACGGCGTGCGGGTGACCACACTCGTGCGCCGTCCGGCGCAGAGCGCCGACGAGGTGCCGTGGCTGCAGGATGCAGGACCGCTCGATCCGGCCGTCCTCGCGGGGGCGGACGCCGTCGTGTCCCTGAGCGGCGCGAGCGTCGGACGCTTCCCCTGGACACGGTCGTACAAGAGCACGCTGCTGTGGTCCCGCCTCACGCCGACACGGACGCTCACTCGGGCGCTGCGCGCGCTCGGACCGGATGCTCCCGCGTTCGTCTCCGCCTCCGCCGTGGGCTACTACGGATCGGCTCCGGGCGTGCGCCAGGACGAGAGCTCCGGTCCGGGCGACGGCTTCCTGTCGCGGCTCACCGTCGACTGGGAGCAGGCCGCGCGCGAAGCCGGCGACGAGACCCGCGTGACGCTCCTGCGCACGGCCCCGGTGGTGCACGAGCAGGGCGTGCTCAAGCCTCTCCTGCTGCTCACCAAGCTCGGACTGTCCGGCCCGATCGGTCACGGCACCCAGGCGTGGCCGTGGATCTCGCTGGACGACGAGGTGGGGGCCATCCGCCACATCCTCGCCGAGCAGATCACCGGGCCGGTCAACCTGACGGGACCGACTCGCGCGACCGCCAACGATCTCGGCTTCGCGCTCGCGCGACGCATGAACCGGCCCTACGTTCTCCGCGCCCCGGAGTGGGCGGTTCGCGCGGCGCTCGGCGCGGACGCCACCGAGGCGCTGCTCACCAACGATGTCGACCTCGTGCCGGGGGTTCTGACCTCCACCGGCTACCGCTTCACGCATCCCACGGTGGAGGATGCGGTCGCCGCGGCGGTTCCCGCCGCCTGACGCTCAGCCGCGGTCGCGCCGCTCCAACCGGATCGCGGTGCGCACCGCGGCGCGAGCGCGACGCCGGTCGCCCGATCCGTCGTAGGCGAGCCCGAGTCGGTACCAGGCGCGCCAGTCGTCCGGCGCCTCCTCGACGTCGTGGCGGTAGGCGGGGAACACCGCATCCGCCTCATCGCGCAGCACGCGCCCGCTCGGCCGGGTCTCCAGCGCCTCGGTGGGCAGTGCGTCTTCGGCCTCCAGCCGGCGGCCGAGCGCCTGCGCCCGCACGCCGAACCACAGCTCCCGCCCGACAGCCCACACGGCGATGACCGGCAGGACCAGCAGTGCGACACCCGCGGCGACGCCCAGCGGCATCCCGCTGGTCAGGAGCAGCCAGGCGCGCTGGCCCACGAACACGGCGTAGAGCGCGAAGGCCGCCACCATGACGGCGACGCCGATGCGCGCGCTCACGGAGTGGTCGCAGCGATCTGGCCGGAAGCGGCGCCGTCGGTCACCCCGGCGCCTGTGCTGCGTGTTCCGGGCAGGCGGATTCCGATGTCGAGGAAGCTGTCGAGTCCCACGTGCACGCCACGGGCGTCGCGGGCGGCGGCGAGCGCGATGCGGATGCCGGGGGCGTATGCCAACGCCGGCTCGATCGTGTCGTGGACGATCGAGAGGGACTCCCCCGCCCCCGAGAGGATGACTTCCTGACGCGCGACGACGCCGGGGCGACGCAGCGAGTGGATCGGGACGCTGGCCACCTGCTGTCCGCGCGCCCGCTGGTCGACGTGCGGCGCCTCGACCGGGCCTGTGCCCTGGCGGGCGGCCGCGATCATCTCGGCCGTGCGCACCGCGGTTCCGCTGGGCGAGTCGATCTTGGTCTCCCGGTGGGCCTCGACGATCTCGATGGAATCGAAGAAGGGAGCCGCGGCAGCGGACAGCGCCGAGCCCATCACGGAGCCGAGCGAGAAGTTCGGGACGAACACGACGCCCACGTCGGCCGCATCCGCCAGGGGGCGCACGAGCGCGATGCGCTCCGCCGACCACCCGCTCGTGCCGATCAGCACGTTCTTGCCGCGTTCGATGGCCGCGCGGACGACGTCGATGGAGATGGCGGGGATCGAGGCGTCGATCACGAGGTCCGCATCGTCGATGGCCTGGATGTCGTCTCGCGACGAGAGAGCGGCGACGAGCTCGAAGCCCTCTTCGCCCTCGACCACGCCGCGGATGATGCTTCCCAGCTTGCCGGTTGCTCCCACGATGGCCACACGCGTCGTCATGTCTCCACCCTAGGCGTACCCCGGCTACGCTCGCGGTATGCCCACCCTGCGTGCCCTTCCCGCAGACGACCCCGTCAGTCACGAGCTGCTCACCCTGTACTTCGCCCGCCGCGCGGAGGGGTTCCCCGGCGGCGGATACCGCACGGTGTTCCCCGACCCTGCAGCCTTCGAGGAGCCGAACGGCGTGTTCCTCGTTCTCTTCGACGACGCCGGCGAGGCGATCGGTTGCGGCGGCATCCGTCGCATCGCCGACGGGCCCACGGGCGTCCGCTACGAGCTCAAGCATCTGTTCGTCCGGCCCGAGGCGCGCGGCAGCGGCGGCGGACGGCTGCTCGTGACCGAGCTCGAGGAGCGCGCCCGGGGCTTCGGGGCGGCAGAGCTTGTGCTCGACACCCATCACTCGCTCGAGGCAGCCGGCTCTCTCTATGCGCGCAGCGGTTTCACCGCCATCGAGCCGTACAACGACAACCAGAACGCCACGCGCTGGTACGGCAAGGCGCTGTGACGTGGCGCGACCCTCGGAGTTCCCGTTCGTTCCGAAGACGACCGTGTCCCTCGAGGTGGGCGACGTCATCGCGATCCCCCGGACAGACGGCCTCTGGGGTGCGCTGCACGTGGTGGACCTGCGCCGATCGGGCGTGACCAGCCGGGTGTCGTTCATCGCGGGCGTCCTGCCGTGGCGCGGCGCCCACACCCCGAAGGCCCCGGATGTCGCGGGCTTGGCCGTCGTGGAGCAGGCATTGGTGGGCACGGCGCTCTTCCGTGAGGGCGGACTTCAGGTCACCGCCAACGCACCGTTCACGCCCACATCCCTGCCCAACAACTTCCGGGATACCGGGATCGGTTCACGTGTCCAGGTCTGGGGATGGCGGGCAGCCGTGGGCCGTGTCGACGCCTGGCGACCCGAGGATCCGGCCTGGACCCGGACGCGTCAGACGGGTGGGACCTCGGGGAGGCCCGTGCGCAGCTCGAACGGCAGGTGGGCGAGGTCGTTGTGCGAGACGAGCGTCCACGGACGCCCGTGGCGCTGTGCGATGACCGTGAGTCCCGCGTTGGCCTGATTGAGCGTCATCCAGCGCCAGTCGGGCGCGCCCAGCACCTCGCGCACGAACCACCCGATCACCGCGTTATGCGTGATGATCAGCTCGTGCACGTCGCCCTGCTTGCGCACGAGGAAGGCGGCGAGGGCGTCGGCCATCTGCGCACGCCCCGCATCCACCGCGGCCTCCGTGATACCGCCGAAGAACGGCTCGAAGACCGCGGGGGTCTCTTCCGTCATCCCGGTCGGAACGCAGTCGAACAGCAGTGACGAGGCCTCCGGCGTGATCGACGGCATACGCTCGGCCACCGCGCGGGCCGTCTCTGCGGCGCGCACGAGCGGCGAGTGCCAGACGGCATCGAACGGAACGCCCGAGAGTCGGTCGGCCAGCAGCTCAGCCTGGCGGCGGCCACGCGGCGACAACGGTCCGTCGTCGATGCCGTGCTCCGCATCCTGATGCTCGCC contains the following coding sequences:
- a CDS encoding TIGR01777 family oxidoreductase, which gives rise to MPEPRHVVVSGASGLIGSALVTSLRADGVRVTTLVRRPAQSADEVPWLQDAGPLDPAVLAGADAVVSLSGASVGRFPWTRSYKSTLLWSRLTPTRTLTRALRALGPDAPAFVSASAVGYYGSAPGVRQDESSGPGDGFLSRLTVDWEQAAREAGDETRVTLLRTAPVVHEQGVLKPLLLLTKLGLSGPIGHGTQAWPWISLDDEVGAIRHILAEQITGPVNLTGPTRATANDLGFALARRMNRPYVLRAPEWAVRAALGADATEALLTNDVDLVPGVLTSTGYRFTHPTVEDAVAAAVPAA
- a CDS encoding DUF4395 domain-containing protein; amino-acid sequence: MPRRTPPGGAYGWFAYQPLAPQEAFSPGPWAILAYRAADPGFILLAVIAALFLWGVVSPRTAPWGVLYRKLVQPRLQPAREFEDPRPPRFAQGVGLFVTVVGVALHLIGVPWALPIAAAAAFIAAFLNTVFGLCLGCQLYLLLARAGIIRTASPV
- a CDS encoding histidine phosphatase family protein — its product is MTHYIYLVRHGEHQDAEHGIDDGPLSPRGRRQAELLADRLSGVPFDAVWHSPLVRAAETARAVAERMPSITPEASSLLFDCVPTGMTEETPAVFEPFFGGITEAAVDAGRAQMADALAAFLVRKQGDVHELIITHNAVIGWFVREVLGAPDWRWMTLNQANAGLTVIAQRHGRPWTLVSHNDLAHLPFELRTGLPEVPPV
- a CDS encoding OsmC family peroxiredoxin yields the protein MSVTSEASTSWKGSLAEGSGEVALESSNQGPLAVNWKARSEGSTSVTTPEELLAAAHSSCFSMALSHALTENGTPPESIETTASVTFVPGTGISGSHLNVNASVPGLSSEDFARIAAEAKTGCPVSQALAGIEITLEATLA
- the dapB gene encoding 4-hydroxy-tetrahydrodipicolinate reductase; this encodes MTTRVAIVGATGKLGSIIRGVVEGEEGFELVAALSSRDDIQAIDDADLVIDASIPAISIDVVRAAIERGKNVLIGTSGWSAERIALVRPLADAADVGVVFVPNFSLGSVMGSALSAAAAPFFDSIEIVEAHRETKIDSPSGTAVRTAEMIAAARQGTGPVEAPHVDQRARGQQVASVPIHSLRRPGVVARQEVILSGAGESLSIVHDTIEPALAYAPGIRIALAAARDARGVHVGLDSFLDIGIRLPGTRSTGAGVTDGAASGQIAATTP
- a CDS encoding GNAT family N-acetyltransferase, whose translation is MPTLRALPADDPVSHELLTLYFARRAEGFPGGGYRTVFPDPAAFEEPNGVFLVLFDDAGEAIGCGGIRRIADGPTGVRYELKHLFVRPEARGSGGGRLLVTELEERARGFGAAELVLDTHHSLEAAGSLYARSGFTAIEPYNDNQNATRWYGKAL